The segment GGCAACGCGTTCACCTACGGCGGGCGCGACTTCACGTCGTACCCAATAACTGTCTACAGTGGATGGTTTCGGCGCCTCTTCGCGTACGGCGTCGGCTTCGCGTTCGTCGCCTACTACCCGGCGCTGGCCCTCCTGGGCCGGACCGACCCGCTTGGCCTGCCGGGGTGGGTGGGGTACGCGGCGCCGTTGGTCGCCGTGGTCGCGGCCACGGCCGCCACCGCCGTGTGGCGGGTCGGCATCAGGCACTACCGGAGTACGGGGTCATGACGGTGGTCATCGAAGCACGCGGCCTGCGCAAGGAGTTCACGGTGCGGGTCAAGGCCGGTCGGCTGCGCCGCGAGAAACGGGTCGTCGCCGCGGTCGCCGGTGTGGACCTGCGCGTGGAGCGCGGCGAGATGCTCGGCTACATCGGGCCGAACGGGGCCGGCAAGTCCACCACCCTCAAGATGCTGACCGGCATCCTCACGCCGTCGGCGGGCGAGGCGCGGGTGTGCGGGCTGGTACCCGTCCCGCAGCGCACACGCCTGGCGCGGCGGATCGGCGTGGTGTTCGGCCAGCGCTCGCAGCTGTGGTGGGACCTGCCGCTGCGCGACTCGTTCGACCTGCTGCGCCACATCTACCGGGTACCGGCCGCCGACCATGCCGCCCGCCTGCGCCGCTGCCGGGGGCTGCTCGACCTGGACGAGTTCATGGACACGCCGGTGCGGCAGCTGTCGCTCGGCCAGCGGATGCGCGGCGAGCTGACCGCGGCGCTGCTGCACGGGCCGGAGGTGCTCTTCCTGGACGAGCCGACGATCGGGCTCGATGTGGTGAGCAAGCAGGCGGTGCGTTCGTTCCTGTCCGACCTGGGCGCGGGTGGCGACGTCACACTGGTGCTCACCACGCACGACCTGGCCGACATCGAGCGGCTGTGCCGGCGGCTCGTCGTGATCGACCACGGGCGGGTGGTGCACGATGGGAGCATCGAGGCGCTGCACGCCCGGTACGGCTCGCGGCGCCGGGTCGTCGCCGACCTTGACGAGCCGGTCGCCGCACCGCCGGAGGGCGCGGTGGTGGAGGCGGACGGGCGGCGGCTGGTGTTCACAGTGGACGGTCCGGCCGCGCCGGTGATCGCCCGCCTGGCCGCCCTGCCGGCGCTGCGCGACCTCACGATCGAGGAGCCGGACATCGAAGAGGTGGTGACCCGCCTCTACCTCAGTCAGGGTGCTCCATGACCAGCACGACGAGCGTGTCCGGCTCCAGCGCCTCGTACACGTGCTCCACGTCGCCGGGAAACGCGGCGTAGTCGCCCGGTCGGAGCTCGACCGGCTCGGCGGCCGGGCCGGTGCGCACCCGCCCGCGGGCCACGATCATGTGCTCGACGCTGCCCGGGATGTGCGCCTCCGCCTTGCGCAGCGCGCCGGGGTCGAGCTCGACGAGGTAGATGTCCCGCCGCGCGTGGCGCGAGCCGACCGAGAGCAGGATGCCGGTGAAGTCGGCCTGTTCCGAGCGGACGCCGGGCGCCTCGCCGGCGCGGATGACCCGCACGGCCGGCGTGGGCGGCTCCACCAGCCGGCTGAACGGCACGCCGAGCGCGACCCCCAGTGACCAGAGCGTCTCCACGCTGGGGTTGCCGGTGCCCGCCTCCAGCTGGGAGAGCGTCGACTTGGCGATCCCCGCCCGCCGCGCCAGCTCGGTGAGGGAGATGCCGGCCTTGTCCCGCTCGCGGCGCAGGGCGGCGGCGATCGTGGCGAGCGGAGGTGCTGTTCGGTCCATCGTCCGATCCGTTCGACTTGACGAACACGGGGTTGTGTGTTCACTATTTTGTACTATGCGTACGGCAGAGCGAACAGTCGACCGCTCCCTCGCCCGGGATGTCGGGGCGATCGGGCTCGCGGTGTTCGCGGTCGGCATGTCCTTCGGCGCCATCGCGGTGGCCGCGGGGCTACCGGCGTGGGCGGTCATCGCCATGTCGATCGTCGTCTTCGCGGGCGGTTCGCAGTTCATGGCGGTGGGGCTGGTGGCGGCCGGCAACCCGTTCGCCGCGGTCTTCGCCGGCCTGCTGCTGAACGCCCGCCACCTCCCCTTCGGCCTGGCCGTCGCGGACGCGGTCGGCACCGGGTGGCGGCGCCGGCTGATCGGCAGCCACATCCTGATCGACGAGTCGGTCGCGTTCACGATGGCCCAGTCCGACCCGGCCAGCCGCCGCCGGGCCTACTGGCTGACCGGCGCCACGCTCTTCGTGAGCTGGAACGTGGGCGGGGTGCTCGGCGTCATGCTGGGCGGGGCGGTCGGCGACACGGACGCGCTGGGCCTGGACGCCGCGTTCCCGGCCGGCCTGATCGCGCTGCTGCTGCCCTCGCTGCGCGACCCCGAGACCCGCAACGTCGCGCTGGCCGGCACGCTGGTCGCCGTCGTCACGACCCCACTGCTGCCGGCCGGGCTGCCCGTGCTGCTCGCGCTGAGCGGCCTGCTGCTGATGCGCCGCAACGGTGGAGGACTCTGATGCTGATCGCCGTGATCGTTGCCCTCGCCGTCGGGACATACGCCTTCCGCCTGGCCGGCGTCATCCTGCACGACCGCCTCGAACTGCCCGCCCCACTGCGCCGCATGCTGCCCCTGGCCGCCGCGGCACTGCTGGCCGCACTGGCCGGTACCGCCGCACTGACCGACTCCGGCGCCTTCGCCGGCATCGCCCGGCCGGCCGGGGTAGCGGTGGGCGCCCTGCTCGCCTGGCGCAAGGCACCCTTCGTCGTGGTGGTGGTCTCGGCCGCCGCCACCGCCGCCCTCCTCCGCCTGGCCGGCGTGCCCTAAGCCCTGGTCCCCACCGCGCGTTGATCAGGGACTTGGTGGGCGTGTCGTGCGGCGCGCCGCTCCATCAAGTCCCTGATCAACGCGTGCTGGCGGCGCTCTAGGTCCCGAAAGTCGCGGGACGTTCGTCAGGCGTGCGCGGGACGGTACGCGCCGGAGTCTCCTCTCGACGGTTCTCACCGAGCGGGAGGAGCGCACCATGACGAGCCCGAAGCAAAACAGCGGCGGCCCTGTTTTCGTAGTGGCCACCAACAACACGATGGTGCACGTCTACCGGGATGTGCAGAGCCTCGTGGATACCCGGGAGATCAAGCCCGACCAGCTGAGGTCGATTGAGTTCTTCGATGTCCAGGGGCGCACGCTCGTGCCGGTGCTCAGCGACACGGGGGCGCTGACCGGGCTCAAGGACTCCGGCAACCCGCCGAACACGGCGGGCGTCCAGCAGCGGCTCTACACCACCCGGGCCAACCTCGCCAGCAGCGTCGATGCCCGCATCGCGCGGCACGAGCCGAAGGTGACCAGGGACGAGGCGCTGAGCCACCTCGCGGTGATCGACGGGCGGAGCCTGCCCGATTGCTACGTGCTACTCGAACCGATCTTCTCCCACTCGTACGCTAGCGCCGGACTCATCCAGCCGCGGCACGACGGCAGCTGGTGGCACAACTTCTGGGCGCACTGACTGGTGGTGGTGACGCCGCGGGCGGTGGCGATCGGCGTTCGGTTGGAGGCGTGATGGGTGGCATACCCGGCCCGAGACGGAAGCCGTGGCGGTCCGCCGCCGCGGCCGCCGGGTGGCGGTCGTGCTGCTGGTACTCATTGGACAGTTGCTCGACGATCAGGCGATCGCGCCGAAGGCGCTGGTGCTGACGGCGGGTCTCGCGGTGTTCGCACCGCTGGGCGCGCTTGTCGTCGCCGGCGTGCCGGGGCATCCGGTGGGCCGGCTCATGTTCGCCGCCGGCGCGTTCGCCTGCGCCTCGCTGCTGGCGGCGAGCTGGGCGTCGTGGCTGCCGTTCGCGTGGTTCGCCCAGTGGTCGGGGTGGCCACCGCTCGGTCTCGTCGTGCTCTCCCTGCTGTACTTCCCGGACGGGCGCCTGCCCTCCCCGCGGTGGCGCGTGGTGGCGGTCGGGATCGCCGGGGCCACCGTGATCGCGGCGGGAGCGCTCGCGGTGGCGGCCATCGACCACCCGCGGGACCTTGTGACGGTCGGCGGCACCGACCTCACCGCGCGGGCCGAGGTGCTCGACCGGGTAGCCAAGATCGCGGTACTCGCGGTAGGCGCCGGCCTGGTGGCCGTCGTGGCTTCGCTGGTGGTGCGGTGGCGCCGGTCCGCGGGGAAGACCGCCAGCAGTTGGCCTGCCTCCTGCCGGCAGCGGTGCTCCTTCCGGTCGCGCTCGTCTTCGAGGGCTTCGGCCTGACCGGCTCGTGGGCGCTCGCTGCCGCGGCCATCCCGCTCGGGATGGCGGTGGCCGTGCTGCGGTACCGGCTGTACGACCTCGACCGCGTCATCAACCGCACGGTCGTGTGGCTGCTGATGACGCTGCTGCTGATCGGCGGGTTCGTGGCGATCGTGGCGATCCTGCGCGACCTCGTGATGCGCGGCAGCACCTCCAACGCCTCGCTCGTCGCGACCGGCATGATCGCGGTGGCCTTCGAGCCCGTGCGGCGGCGCGTCCAGCGCCTGGTCGACCATCTGCTGTACGGGCAGCGCGACGACCCGTACAAGGTGATCGTCAACCTCGGCGACCTGCACGGGAAGACGACCGACCCGGACGCGATGCTGCCGCTGCTCACGAGCGCGATCGCTGGCTCGCTGCGCGTGCCGTACGTGGCGGTGCGGGTGTCCACACCGGACGGTTTGCGGCTGGTGGCCGAGCACGGGCGGACGGGCACGCAGCTGGAGGAGTTCACGATGGTGGCGCGGGGCGAGACGCTCGGCGAGCTGCTGGTGGCGACGCGTGGCATCGGCGACAGGTTCAGCCAGCGGGAGCGGCGCCTGCTGGCCGATGTGGCGCAGTACTTCGCGGCAGTAACCGAGGCAACCCGGCTCATCCGCGACCTTCAGGAGTCCCGCGAGAGGCTCATCAACGCGCGCGAGGAGGAGCGCAAGCGCTTGCGCCGCGACCTGCACGACGGCGTGGGGCCGGCGCTGACCGGGATCGGCATGCAGGTGCGGGCGGCTCGCAAGGCCGCGGCCGAGCCGGAGAGGGTGGGCCGCATCCTGGAGGACATGACGGCCGACCTGCAGGTGTGCCGCTCCGAGGTGCGCCAGCTCCTGGACCACCTGCACCGGCCGCCGGAGCTGGACCGCGGGCTGGAAGCCGCGCTGCGCGTGCAGTGCCAGCGGTTTCACAGCCCATCGCTCACTGTGGACCTGCACGTGGCCGCGCACCTGGACGGGTTGCCGGCGGCGATCGAGGTGGCGGCGTACCGCATCGTCAGCGAGGCACTGACCAATGTGGCCAAGCACTCGAGGGCGGAGAGCTGCCGCATCATTGTCGACGCCGACCGGGCCCTGAGCATCCAGGTGGTCGACGACGGTATCGGCATCGTGTCCAGGGAAAACGGCAACGTCGGCGTGGGTTTGGAGTCCATGCGCGAACGGGCCGCCGAGCTGGGCGGTGAGTGCCTGGTCACTCCCGGCGACCCGCGGGGCACGGCCGTTCGCGTGCAACTGCCGATCCCGCTGGGGCGACACGTCCGGAAGGCTGGTGATTCTCCGCTTTGAGGGTACGCATTCCGGCTTTCCGGGCGTTAACATGCGGGCGGCCACTTGCCGTCCTTGACGCCGAGGTGAAACGTGCTGCCACGTTGCCGGGTGCTGATCGTCGACGACCACCCCGTGGTGCGACGCGGCCTCCGGGCGATGCTGGAGGACGAGGAGTGGGTGGAAAGCGTGGCCGAGGCGTCCACTGTGGAGCAGGCGGTGCGCGCGGCGGTGAGCCACAAAGCCCAGGTCGTGGCCATGGACATCAACCTGCCCGACGGCGACGGCATCGAGGCGACCCGGCGCATCGTGACGCTCTGCCCCGGCGTGCGGGTCCTCATCGTCACGCTGTACGACGACAAGGACAAGGTGGCGCGGGCGCTGAAGGCCGGCGCCCGGGGTTACGTGCTCAAGGACACCGAGCCTGACACGATCGTGGACGCGCTCCGCACCGTGGCCGACGGTGGCGTGGTGCTCGGCCCCAAGGTGGGCCCGGAGGTGCTCACCACGCTGCAGCGCACGCCCACTCAGCTGCCACCCCCGTTCGACAAGCTCACCCCGCAGGAGCGCAAGATCCTCGCCGGCCTGGTGCGCGGCGCCACCAACGCCGAGATCGGCCGGGGCTTGGGCCTGAACGAAAAGACGGTGCGCAACTACCTCACCGGAGTGTTCGAAAAGCTCGGCGTGGACAGCCGCGTCCAGGCCGCACTCCGCGCCCGCGACGCCGGTATCGAAGGTTAGAGTCCGCACCGCCGATTCTGATACGGCGAGTTATTGGCGCCGTCCGGCCACGCGGTTCGGGACATCGGTACCTTCGATTCGGGACGCCTCCAGGCAAAAAATCATCGTCATGACGTGGTCCACCGGCGACCGCTCCCCAGCCCCCGCGATGAGCGGCGCTGGGTCAGCGTGCTGTTCGTGGATCTGGTCGGCTTCACCCGCCGCGCGGGCCGGCTCGACCCGGAGGACGTGCGTGCTCTCCAGCGGGAGTACTTCAGCCGCGTCACCCGCGCCGTCGGCCGCTGGCAGGGCGTGGTGGAGAAGTACGTCGGCGACGCGGTGCTCGCGGTCTTCGGCGCGCCCGAGTCCGACGAGTACGACGCGTACCGGGCGGTGCTCGCGGGCCTGCACGTGCAGCGCGAGCTCGCCGGCCTCGCCTGGCCCGACGGCACGCCGGTCCGGGCGCGCGTCGGCGTGGGCACCGGCGAGGTCATCGTCGACCTCGCCGCCGTGCGCGACGGGGGACAGGCGCTGGTGTGCGGCGACATCGTAAACACCGCGGCCCGGGTGCAGGTCCACGCGGCGCCAGGCACGGTCGTGGTCACGGACGCGACGCGGGGGGCCACCGGCCCGTGGGTACGCTACGCCCCGCTGCCCGCCATCACCCCCGCCGGAAAGCCCGCCCCCGTCGACGTGTGGCGCGCGGTAGCGCCAGTGGCGCCATCGGCTCCTGACGGTTCCGTCCCGCTGGTCGGCCGCGCCGCCGAGCTGTCCACTGTGGCCGCCAGGGTGACCGGCGCGCTGGCCGAGCGGGCTCCGGCGCTGGTGCGGGTGACCGGCCCGGCCGGGGTCGGCAAGTCCCGCCTGGCCCGCGAGGCGCTGGCGGCGACCGGCGCACGCTGGTGGGTCGGTTACGGCACGCCCTGCGGCGCCAGCTACTCGCCGCTCGCCGACCTCGTCCGCCGCCAGGCTCGCGTGGAGGACGCCACCCGCCCGACCGACGTGCGGCGCCGCCTGCGGGCGTGGGCAGGCGACCTTGTTCCCGCGGGCGACCTGACCTCCGTCCTGGATGGACTGTTCCGCTTGGTGGCGCCACCGGCCGAGCCCAAGCGCCCGGTGGCCGCTGTCGTCGCGCCGCTCGCGCGCCTTGAGGGCGACGGGGTGGCGCCTGGCGGACCGTTTGCGCCCCTTGAGGGTGACCGGGTGGCGTGCGGCGCGGGGTTGAGGGTGACCAGGGCGCGTCTGGTGGTCTGGGCGTGGTGGTGGGTGGCCTGGGTGCCTCCGTTGTGCCCGGCGCGGCGGTGGACGACCGGGTCGCGGAGGGTGCGCCGTTCGTGGCCGAGGGGCGGGACCCGGCCGTTGAAGGTGCCCTGCTGGCGGTCCTTCGGGCGGCCGCGGCGCACGCCCCGCTGGCGCTTCTCCTCGACGACCTGCACCTGGCCGACCCGGCGACCCGGGCGTTCGTGGCCGATCTCCCCGCGCGCCTCGGCCCCCTGCCGCTGGCGGTGGTCGTCACCGACCGCGCACCGGCGGGACCGTCCGCCGTAGCACTCCAGCCGCTGGGCGCGGCGGACACCGGCCGGCTGCTGCGGCACCTGCTCGACCAGTCCGGCTCACCCCACCGCCTGGCTGCTCGCCTCGCCCCGCTGTGCGGCGGCATCCCCGGCTACGCGGTGGAATACGCACGGGCGGTCGCCGCGGACGGCTTCCCGAAGTGTGGCGAGCCGCCCTTGCCCGCGCGGGTGCGGGGCATCGCTTCCGCCCGCCTCGGCCGGGTCGACGAGCGCGACCGCGCGGTGCTCGGCGCCGCCGCGATCCTCGGCGACACCATCTCCGCCGAAGCGGTGGCGGCCCTGCTGGGCGGCGACGCGAGCACCGCTCGGGCGGCGCTGGCCCGGCTGGGTGGCCTGCTGGTGGAGCGGCCCGGCGCGGAGTACACGTTCGCGGACCCGGCCGTGCGCCAGGTCGTCTACGCCCGGCTGCCCCGCGCCGTGCGGGCCGGGCACC is part of the Phytohabitans houttuyneae genome and harbors:
- a CDS encoding ABC transporter ATP-binding protein — translated: MTVVIEARGLRKEFTVRVKAGRLRREKRVVAAVAGVDLRVERGEMLGYIGPNGAGKSTTLKMLTGILTPSAGEARVCGLVPVPQRTRLARRIGVVFGQRSQLWWDLPLRDSFDLLRHIYRVPAADHAARLRRCRGLLDLDEFMDTPVRQLSLGQRMRGELTAALLHGPEVLFLDEPTIGLDVVSKQAVRSFLSDLGAGGDVTLVLTTHDLADIERLCRRLVVIDHGRVVHDGSIEALHARYGSRRRVVADLDEPVAAPPEGAVVEADGRRLVFTVDGPAAPVIARLAALPALRDLTIEEPDIEEVVTRLYLSQGAP
- a CDS encoding helix-turn-helix domain-containing protein, yielding MDRTAPPLATIAAALRRERDKAGISLTELARRAGIAKSTLSQLEAGTGNPSVETLWSLGVALGVPFSRLVEPPTPAVRVIRAGEAPGVRSEQADFTGILLSVGSRHARRDIYLVELDPGALRKAEAHIPGSVEHMIVARGRVRTGPAAEPVELRPGDYAAFPGDVEHVYEALEPDTLVVLVMEHPD
- a CDS encoding AzlC family ABC transporter permease, with protein sequence MRTAERTVDRSLARDVGAIGLAVFAVGMSFGAIAVAAGLPAWAVIAMSIVVFAGGSQFMAVGLVAAGNPFAAVFAGLLLNARHLPFGLAVADAVGTGWRRRLIGSHILIDESVAFTMAQSDPASRRRAYWLTGATLFVSWNVGGVLGVMLGGAVGDTDALGLDAAFPAGLIALLLPSLRDPETRNVALAGTLVAVVTTPLLPAGLPVLLALSGLLLMRRNGGGL
- a CDS encoding AzlD domain-containing protein, with the translated sequence MLIAVIVALAVGTYAFRLAGVILHDRLELPAPLRRMLPLAAAALLAALAGTAALTDSGAFAGIARPAGVAVGALLAWRKAPFVVVVVSAAATAALLRLAGVP
- a CDS encoding sensor histidine kinase — encoded protein: MAPVRGEDRQQLACLLPAAVLLPVALVFEGFGLTGSWALAAAAIPLGMAVAVLRYRLYDLDRVINRTVVWLLMTLLLIGGFVAIVAILRDLVMRGSTSNASLVATGMIAVAFEPVRRRVQRLVDHLLYGQRDDPYKVIVNLGDLHGKTTDPDAMLPLLTSAIAGSLRVPYVAVRVSTPDGLRLVAEHGRTGTQLEEFTMVARGETLGELLVATRGIGDRFSQRERRLLADVAQYFAAVTEATRLIRDLQESRERLINAREEERKRLRRDLHDGVGPALTGIGMQVRAARKAAAEPERVGRILEDMTADLQVCRSEVRQLLDHLHRPPELDRGLEAALRVQCQRFHSPSLTVDLHVAAHLDGLPAAIEVAAYRIVSEALTNVAKHSRAESCRIIVDADRALSIQVVDDGIGIVSRENGNVGVGLESMRERAAELGGECLVTPGDPRGTAVRVQLPIPLGRHVRKAGDSPL
- a CDS encoding response regulator transcription factor, yielding MLPRCRVLIVDDHPVVRRGLRAMLEDEEWVESVAEASTVEQAVRAAVSHKAQVVAMDINLPDGDGIEATRRIVTLCPGVRVLIVTLYDDKDKVARALKAGARGYVLKDTEPDTIVDALRTVADGGVVLGPKVGPEVLTTLQRTPTQLPPPFDKLTPQERKILAGLVRGATNAEIGRGLGLNEKTVRNYLTGVFEKLGVDSRVQAALRARDAGIEG
- a CDS encoding adenylate/guanylate cyclase domain-containing protein, with the translated sequence MVHRRPLPSPRDERRWVSVLFVDLVGFTRRAGRLDPEDVRALQREYFSRVTRAVGRWQGVVEKYVGDAVLAVFGAPESDEYDAYRAVLAGLHVQRELAGLAWPDGTPVRARVGVGTGEVIVDLAAVRDGGQALVCGDIVNTAARVQVHAAPGTVVVTDATRGATGPWVRYAPLPAITPAGKPAPVDVWRAVAPVAPSAPDGSVPLVGRAAELSTVAARVTGALAERAPALVRVTGPAGVGKSRLAREALAATGARWWVGYGTPCGASYSPLADLVRRQARVEDATRPTDVRRRLRAWAGDLVPAGDLTSVLDGLFRLVAPPAEPKRPVAAVVAPLARLEGDGVAPGGPFAPLEGDRVACGAGLRVTRARLVVWAWWWVAWVPPLCPARRWTTGSRRVRRSWPRGGTRPLKVPCWRSFGRPRRTPRWRFSSTTCTWPTRRPGRSWPISPRASAPCRWRWSSPTAHRRDRPP